A stretch of the Desulforamulus ferrireducens genome encodes the following:
- a CDS encoding N-acetylmuramoyl-L-alanine amidase family protein — protein sequence MYLLWRVLLIVVILACPRLGWAEESLGRIVIDPGHGGYDPGAMRKGITEKQINLEIAQEIKKILVENNVEVLLTREGDYNHAIIGLHGKEAKKYDFERRIQMAKSFNADAMISIHVNVGRQKCSGPEAFYYPKSAPGKLLAQKIQEQLHQIPNINRRQVKTGRYYLLTHTDMPCVIVETGFIDNPEERERLLEPRYRQMLAAAIAQGIIEYLQTKDEEPQDNVS from the coding sequence ATGTATTTGCTTTGGAGGGTTCTTTTAATTGTGGTTATTTTGGCTTGTCCAAGGCTTGGTTGGGCGGAGGAAAGCTTAGGTCGCATTGTGATAGATCCTGGACACGGTGGTTATGATCCCGGTGCCATGCGCAAGGGGATTACAGAAAAACAAATCAATCTAGAAATTGCCCAGGAAATTAAAAAAATACTGGTGGAGAATAATGTTGAGGTTCTGTTAACCAGGGAAGGGGATTATAACCATGCCATTATTGGACTGCATGGCAAGGAGGCTAAAAAATACGATTTTGAACGAAGAATTCAAATGGCTAAAAGTTTTAATGCCGATGCCATGATTAGTATTCATGTTAATGTGGGCCGTCAAAAATGCTCCGGTCCCGAAGCATTTTACTATCCCAAATCTGCTCCAGGCAAATTATTGGCCCAAAAAATTCAGGAGCAATTGCATCAAATCCCCAATATTAATCGGCGACAGGTAAAAACAGGAAGATACTATTTGTTAACCCATACGGATATGCCCTGCGTGATTGTGGAAACAGGTTTTATCGACAACCCTGAGGAGAGGGAAAGGCTGTTAGAGCCCAGATATCGTCAAATGCTCGCGGCAGCTATTGCCCAGGGTATTATTGAATATCTGCAAACAAAGGATGAAGAGCCACAGGACAATGTTAGTTAA
- a CDS encoding FIST signal transduction protein — protein sequence MISKAAFCKPSGLESWRNFLNGLQEESTHGIFLMVAENTFFDYTILQPLFKEYKTLIFGGIFPGVIFEDDYYIEGVIGCSIGQPIHLEAIQSLEQFVPSNDTQGSMLILVDGRTYHIANFLYKIFETSGNGRGFIGGGAGSLHNQQQPVLFSQEGWLEQGAIIVRTTSFIGVGVGHGWQPMFGPLVVNSSEGNEIKEINWQKAFPYYQQLLWEKEKVRVEQANFFAVAKNYPFGMVKMDGSIIVRDPIRVEENGSIILVGEMPQNSIIMLLHGDKKHLISAAGEAVEQALTRYFELTNNKGKYVLMVDCISRALFLGEDFQKELRLIRQRIPKGIPLIGFLSFGEIGSNGDKYLEFYNKTTVVGVL from the coding sequence ATGATTTCCAAGGCAGCGTTTTGTAAACCCTCGGGACTGGAAAGCTGGCGAAATTTCCTTAATGGTCTACAGGAAGAAAGCACCCATGGTATTTTTTTAATGGTAGCGGAAAACACCTTTTTTGATTATACAATACTACAGCCATTGTTCAAAGAATATAAGACGTTAATTTTTGGTGGAATTTTTCCCGGTGTTATTTTTGAGGATGATTATTATATAGAGGGAGTCATCGGTTGTAGTATAGGGCAGCCAATTCACTTGGAGGCAATACAATCCTTGGAGCAGTTTGTACCCAGTAATGACACCCAAGGCTCAATGCTAATCTTAGTTGACGGACGTACCTACCACATAGCCAACTTTTTATACAAAATCTTTGAAACCTCGGGCAATGGTCGGGGATTTATAGGTGGTGGAGCAGGGAGCCTCCACAATCAACAACAGCCTGTTTTGTTTTCCCAGGAAGGATGGCTGGAGCAGGGTGCTATCATTGTCAGGACAACTAGCTTTATTGGAGTGGGAGTCGGCCATGGTTGGCAACCGATGTTTGGTCCTTTGGTAGTGAACAGTTCTGAAGGTAATGAGATAAAGGAGATTAATTGGCAGAAGGCCTTTCCCTATTATCAGCAGCTTCTCTGGGAGAAAGAAAAGGTGCGGGTAGAACAGGCTAATTTCTTTGCAGTGGCGAAAAATTATCCCTTTGGGATGGTTAAGATGGATGGGAGTATCATCGTGCGTGACCCTATCCGGGTTGAAGAAAACGGTTCCATAATTCTCGTAGGGGAGATGCCACAAAATTCCATCATCATGCTTTTGCATGGTGATAAAAAACATTTAATTAGTGCTGCGGGTGAAGCCGTTGAGCAGGCTTTGACCAGATATTTTGAACTTACCAATAATAAAGGTAAATATGTTTTGATGGTGGATTGTATTTCCAGGGCACTTTTTCTAGGAGAGGATTTTCAAAAAGAACTAAGGCTTATTCGACAGCGTATTCCAAAGGGCATACCTTTAATTGGTTTTTTAAGTTTTGGCGAGATAGGTTCCAACGGCGACAAGTACCTGGAGTTTTATAATAAGACTACTGTGGTGGGAGTCCTATAA
- the dpaL gene encoding diaminopropionate ammonia-lyase, with protein MDQIKWQANEMLGKEKVSLDFFSQREIQKVRQFHQSFPEYSITPLRSLANLAKYLGVAGIYVKDESYRFGLNAFKVLGASFAMGKYLAQKLGKDIGEMDYHTLTSEETSRALGEITFATTTDGNHGRGVAWTANRLKQKSVVYMPKGTSQIRLANIRAEGAEASIVDMNYDDAVRMTAAKAQKYGWVIVQDTAWEGYEEIPTWIMQGYGTMAAEALEQLRQLQVERPTHVFVQAGVGTLAGAVQGYFASVFGKDCPKTVIVEADKADCHYKSAVAKDGKPRTVSGDLDTIMAGLACGEPNIISWRILRDYSEMFFSCPDWLAAKGMRLLGNPLGDDLRVISGESGAVTAGLLFELLTSKDLAEAKAKLGLNKDSQILLFSTEGDTDPEHYRSVVWDGRYPSYR; from the coding sequence ATGGATCAAATCAAATGGCAAGCCAACGAAATGTTGGGAAAGGAAAAAGTATCGCTGGATTTTTTTAGTCAAAGGGAAATACAAAAGGTCAGACAATTTCACCAGAGTTTTCCTGAATATAGTATTACTCCGCTGCGCAGTCTGGCAAACTTAGCAAAATATCTGGGGGTAGCAGGTATTTACGTCAAGGATGAATCCTATCGCTTTGGTTTAAATGCCTTTAAAGTACTGGGGGCCTCCTTTGCCATGGGTAAGTATCTGGCTCAAAAACTTGGTAAAGATATTGGAGAAATGGATTACCATACCTTGACCTCCGAGGAAACCAGTCGCGCCCTAGGGGAAATTACCTTTGCCACCACCACCGATGGCAACCATGGTCGGGGAGTAGCTTGGACTGCCAACCGCTTAAAACAAAAATCGGTGGTATATATGCCCAAGGGTACTTCCCAGATCCGTTTGGCCAATATTCGAGCCGAGGGAGCGGAGGCATCCATCGTAGATATGAATTACGATGACGCAGTACGAATGACAGCGGCAAAGGCTCAAAAATATGGTTGGGTAATTGTACAAGATACTGCCTGGGAAGGCTACGAAGAAATCCCCACCTGGATCATGCAAGGTTACGGGACCATGGCCGCGGAAGCACTGGAGCAACTTAGGCAGCTGCAGGTGGAAAGACCCACCCATGTCTTTGTGCAGGCAGGGGTTGGTACCCTGGCTGGGGCAGTACAAGGCTATTTTGCCTCGGTATTCGGTAAAGATTGCCCTAAAACTGTCATTGTAGAAGCAGATAAGGCCGATTGCCATTACAAATCAGCAGTGGCCAAGGATGGCAAGCCCAGAACGGTGAGCGGGGATCTGGACACCATCATGGCCGGTCTGGCCTGTGGCGAACCCAACATCATCAGCTGGCGGATATTAAGGGATTACAGCGAGATGTTCTTTTCCTGCCCCGATTGGCTAGCCGCCAAGGGCATGCGCCTGCTGGGCAACCCCTTGGGCGACGACCTGCGGGTAATTTCCGGCGAATCCGGAGCTGTTACAGCCGGCCTCTTATTTGAGCTACTGACCAGCAAGGACTTGGCAGAAGCCAAAGCTAAATTGGGTCTGAACAAAGATTCTCAAATTCTTCTCTTTAGCACCGAAGGAGATACCGACCCAGAGCACTATCGCAGTGTGGTATGGGATGGTAGATATCCCAGTTACAGATAA
- a CDS encoding molybdopterin-binding protein, producing MTIKKVKVEDAVGMVLGHELTKIVPGSYKGPAFRKGHIIKEEDMPYLKDIGKEHIYLIELSEGQLHENDAALRLAQAVAGSNVECTDPSEGRVNLRAKISGLLKIKEQAVAEVNEIENVAFSTKHANLLVQPGDLVAAVKIIPLVIDESSVVSVENMALKYQEIVQVRPLSPMKVGTVITGNEVYYGRIQDKYAPVIADKVRHYGAIPMGVIYQPDDAKAITDSILQHIQEGADIVIAAGGMSVDPDDVTPEAIRATGAEVITYGSPVLPGAMFMLAYLEETAILGLPACGMFAKTTVLDLLFPRILAGERLTRKDIAALGYGGLCSNCSSCTYPHCPFGK from the coding sequence ATGACCATTAAAAAAGTCAAGGTTGAAGATGCGGTGGGGATGGTGCTGGGGCACGAACTAACTAAAATTGTGCCGGGAAGTTACAAGGGTCCAGCCTTCCGTAAGGGACACATAATTAAGGAAGAGGATATGCCCTACCTAAAGGACATAGGTAAGGAACATATCTACCTTATAGAATTGAGTGAGGGTCAACTGCATGAAAATGATGCCGCCCTCCGCCTTGCCCAAGCTGTGGCCGGTTCCAATGTTGAGTGTACCGACCCCTCCGAGGGACGGGTAAATTTAAGGGCTAAAATATCAGGCTTACTCAAGATCAAGGAACAGGCAGTGGCAGAAGTAAATGAGATAGAAAATGTGGCTTTTTCCACCAAACATGCCAACCTACTGGTGCAACCTGGGGATTTGGTGGCTGCTGTTAAAATTATACCTTTGGTAATTGATGAGAGTTCTGTGGTGAGTGTAGAAAACATGGCTCTCAAATATCAGGAAATCGTCCAGGTACGCCCACTGTCGCCAATGAAAGTAGGTACGGTAATCACTGGCAATGAAGTATACTACGGACGGATACAAGATAAGTATGCCCCAGTGATTGCTGATAAGGTGCGACATTACGGAGCCATCCCCATGGGCGTTATTTATCAGCCCGATGATGCCAAGGCCATTACCGATTCTATACTGCAACACATTCAGGAGGGGGCGGATATTGTCATAGCTGCCGGAGGCATGTCGGTGGATCCTGATGATGTGACACCTGAGGCCATCCGTGCCACCGGGGCAGAAGTTATCACCTATGGTAGCCCGGTGCTGCCAGGAGCTATGTTTATGCTGGCCTATTTAGAGGAAACAGCCATTCTTGGTCTGCCAGCCTGCGGCATGTTTGCCAAAACAACAGTACTCGATTTGCTCTTCCCACGTATCCTAGCCGGTGAACGCCTCACTAGAAAAGATATTGCAGCCTTAGGTTACGGGGGATTATGTAGTAACTGCTCCTCCTGCACCTATCCTCACTGCCCCTTTGGCAAATAA
- a CDS encoding YqaA family protein has translation MGDGLVQNGYEFFNQYGEIGLFIWSFIESSFFPVPPDVLLIAMSLSNPAMSLWYAGITTIASLLGGILGYVIGAKAGRPLLQRLVSHQRIEKINQLFHRYGGWAVGIAGFTPIPYKIFTISAGVFGINLKVFIIASALSRGARFFLEGLIIFYLGETAKSFLENYFEVITILVSIIIVLLFLLLRKKGTKK, from the coding sequence ATGGGCGATGGTCTTGTACAAAACGGCTATGAATTCTTCAACCAGTATGGTGAAATCGGCCTGTTTATCTGGTCCTTCATTGAATCATCCTTTTTTCCCGTACCACCGGATGTCTTACTCATAGCCATGTCCTTAAGTAATCCAGCTATGTCCCTGTGGTATGCCGGGATTACAACCATAGCTTCTTTGCTTGGGGGTATATTAGGTTATGTCATCGGGGCAAAGGCGGGTAGACCCCTCTTGCAAAGGCTGGTATCACACCAACGCATTGAAAAAATTAACCAGCTTTTTCATAGATATGGCGGGTGGGCAGTGGGTATTGCCGGTTTTACACCCATTCCCTATAAAATATTTACCATCAGTGCCGGCGTCTTCGGCATCAACTTGAAGGTATTTATCATTGCTTCTGCTCTCAGTCGCGGTGCTAGATTTTTCTTAGAAGGTCTAATTATCTTTTATTTAGGCGAAACCGCCAAGTCATTTCTGGAAAACTACTTTGAGGTCATCACTATCCTGGTTTCAATTATCATTGTCTTGCTGTTTCTTCTGCTACGAAAAAAAGGCACCAAAAAATGA
- the yqeC gene encoding selenium cofactor biosynthesis protein YqeC: MPTLTPFNWQKFLRNLPFPRVVTLIGGGGKTGLLYFLLNHLQALGMEAVAATTTKMSGLRSQSGFVEVKNLTEAAELLQQRRQRPEPLTLVGGRDSQQPDKMVGIPGAWLDQLATEFPNTFFLIEGDGSAGRSLKGHLAHEPVIPQSTGLVVPVIGFDVLGASLNSNNVHRPERVTQMTGQPPESTVTIELVLRLLLHPEGYLRRCPPHSQILPFINKVERAAALGQAQQLAAGILASQQAQIKRVVMGSTVRQEFYCLTSKGTLNPRENIRPSQARRFYDH, translated from the coding sequence TTGCCAACTCTCACACCATTTAATTGGCAGAAATTCCTAAGGAATCTGCCCTTTCCCAGGGTAGTGACCCTGATTGGCGGAGGAGGTAAAACAGGACTCCTCTATTTCCTGTTGAACCATTTACAAGCTTTGGGAATGGAAGCAGTGGCAGCTACCACCACCAAAATGTCCGGTTTACGAAGCCAGAGCGGTTTTGTCGAGGTCAAGAACCTTACAGAAGCTGCTGAGCTGTTACAGCAGCGGAGACAGAGGCCAGAACCGTTGACGCTGGTTGGCGGCAGAGATAGCCAGCAGCCAGATAAAATGGTGGGCATACCCGGGGCTTGGCTGGATCAACTGGCTACGGAGTTTCCCAACACCTTTTTTCTCATTGAGGGAGATGGCTCCGCTGGCCGCTCCCTCAAGGGTCACTTAGCCCATGAACCGGTAATTCCCCAAAGCACTGGATTGGTGGTGCCTGTCATTGGCTTTGATGTGCTGGGAGCATCACTAAATAGCAACAATGTACATCGTCCCGAGAGAGTAACGCAAATGACTGGCCAGCCGCCGGAAAGTACCGTCACCATCGAGTTGGTTTTACGGTTGTTGTTACATCCTGAGGGTTATTTGAGGCGTTGCCCTCCCCATAGTCAAATTTTGCCCTTCATTAATAAAGTGGAAAGGGCAGCGGCTTTAGGCCAGGCTCAGCAGCTGGCCGCAGGTATCCTGGCCAGCCAACAGGCTCAAATTAAAAGGGTAGTAATGGGGAGCACAGTGCGGCAGGAGTTTTATTGTTTGACTAGCAAAGGAACGCTAAACCCCAGGGAAAATATACGTCCTTCTCAGGCAAGGAGGTTTTATGACCATTAA
- a CDS encoding putative bifunctional diguanylate cyclase/phosphodiesterase — protein MEKAKEGHQSALLLMDLDNFKLVNDTLGHTAGDEVLVQFARILKKNIRDWDFLARIGGDEFAVIIEDIGQDEVLQLADRIRKAVYENEVIIADTTKLNLSISIGIVLINGALDYQKILSKADTALYKAKEEGRNKVAFLDYHDDDSLEFIQINRRIKEIKQALREERLILHYQPVVSLREGEIIHYEALVRLKDENNELLYPDEFIPVAERFGLMVEIDHWVVKAALRKLVEFPNIKVFVNLSAVTLLNSQLLLNIEKDIIHSGIDPSRLGFEITETSAMKDLAVTERWLRRLKEIGCQFALDDFGTGFSSFSYLMNLSVDYIKIDGSFVKNINDNPAHFTLVYAMTKVAHAFGKQTIAEYVENEDIANTLRELKITCGQGYYFGKPAEILEFD, from the coding sequence GTGGAAAAAGCCAAGGAGGGGCATCAAAGCGCCCTATTGCTGATGGATCTTGATAATTTTAAGCTGGTTAACGATACCCTGGGGCATACTGCCGGTGATGAAGTATTAGTGCAATTTGCCAGGATTCTCAAGAAAAACATTAGGGATTGGGATTTCCTAGCTCGTATTGGTGGTGATGAATTTGCCGTCATTATTGAAGACATCGGGCAGGATGAAGTTCTTCAACTGGCGGATAGAATTAGGAAAGCGGTCTATGAAAATGAAGTGATAATTGCCGACACTACTAAGCTTAACCTATCCATCAGTATCGGTATTGTTTTAATAAATGGTGCTTTGGATTATCAAAAAATTCTTTCCAAAGCGGATACTGCACTTTATAAAGCCAAGGAAGAAGGCCGCAATAAGGTTGCCTTTCTGGATTATCATGACGATGATTCGCTGGAATTTATTCAGATAAATCGCCGTATTAAGGAAATTAAACAGGCCCTGCGGGAAGAACGGTTAATTTTACACTATCAACCCGTAGTTAGCCTGCGTGAGGGGGAAATTATACATTATGAAGCCTTAGTGCGGTTGAAGGATGAAAACAATGAATTATTATATCCCGATGAATTTATTCCTGTGGCCGAACGTTTTGGCTTGATGGTGGAGATTGACCATTGGGTGGTCAAAGCTGCATTAAGGAAGTTGGTGGAATTTCCCAATATTAAGGTATTTGTTAATTTATCAGCAGTGACCTTATTGAACTCCCAATTATTGCTAAATATTGAGAAAGATATAATACATAGCGGTATTGATCCCAGCAGATTGGGGTTTGAAATCACAGAGACCTCTGCTATGAAAGATTTAGCTGTTACCGAGAGATGGCTACGTAGGCTTAAGGAAATTGGTTGCCAGTTTGCTTTGGATGATTTTGGCACCGGCTTCTCTTCCTTTTCCTACCTAATGAACCTCTCGGTGGACTATATTAAAATTGACGGGTCCTTTGTCAAAAACATAAATGACAACCCGGCGCATTTTACTCTGGTATATGCCATGACTAAAGTGGCTCATGCCTTTGGGAAACAAACCATTGCCGAGTATGTGGAAAATGAAGATATTGCCAACACCCTGCGAGAACTAAAGATAACCTGTGGTCAAGGGTATTATTTTGGGAAACCGGCTGAAATCCTTGAGTTTGACTGA
- a CDS encoding sensor histidine kinase yields the protein MNLIIEEMYPLIQADALNSNINLSLKVNTVPDIFLNKREIRQLILNLVKNGMEAMPKGGTVLIKTFTTEEQVVLAICDEGPGIDNAILDKLGTPFFTTKENGTGLGLATCYNIAERNNAKIDVETGPSGTTFYVKFNKLN from the coding sequence TTGAACTTAATCATCGAGGAAATGTACCCTTTAATTCAGGCAGATGCCCTTAATTCAAATATTAACCTGTCATTAAAGGTAAATACGGTTCCCGATATCTTTCTTAACAAAAGAGAAATACGGCAACTAATACTGAATTTAGTCAAGAATGGTATGGAAGCCATGCCAAAGGGAGGTACTGTTTTAATCAAGACATTTACCACAGAAGAGCAGGTAGTACTGGCAATCTGCGATGAGGGACCTGGTATAGACAATGCTATACTTGATAAACTGGGTACTCCCTTTTTTACCACCAAGGAAAACGGTACCGGCCTAGGCTTAGCAACTTGTTATAACATAGCGGAACGAAATAATGCCAAAATAGATGTAGAAACCGGTCCATCAGGGACCACCTTTTATGTTAAATTTAATAAACTAAATTAG
- a CDS encoding nucleotidyltransferase family protein, whose amino-acid sequence MVSAVLLAAGQARRMGQPKQLLPLDGKPMVWQVASAACGADLLEVVAVTGAAGEDVGLALADLPLRIIHNENWSNGQASTIRLAVQSLDTRAKAVLFLLADQPLVNKALINNLVKAYRESGASLVVPRWQNQRGNPTLFDLSRWRTELLQLTGDQGARGILAAHPQCIHYVDLPGPEILLDVDTPEEYWQMQQLWQQYKVTKG is encoded by the coding sequence ATGGTTTCTGCTGTATTGCTGGCTGCGGGGCAGGCTAGGCGCATGGGGCAGCCCAAGCAATTACTGCCCCTGGACGGCAAGCCAATGGTGTGGCAGGTTGCGTCGGCGGCCTGTGGGGCAGACCTGTTAGAGGTGGTGGCAGTTACCGGTGCCGCCGGGGAAGACGTGGGACTGGCCTTGGCAGATTTACCTTTGCGCATTATCCATAATGAAAATTGGTCAAACGGACAAGCCAGTACCATTAGACTGGCAGTTCAGTCCCTGGATACCAGGGCCAAGGCTGTGTTGTTTCTCTTGGCAGATCAACCGCTGGTGAATAAAGCTCTGATTAATAATTTGGTCAAGGCCTACCGGGAAAGTGGTGCCAGCCTGGTGGTACCTCGCTGGCAAAACCAAAGGGGTAATCCCACACTTTTTGATCTTAGCCGCTGGCGCACAGAACTACTGCAGCTGACAGGGGATCAAGGGGCTAGGGGGATTCTAGCCGCCCACCCCCAGTGTATCCACTATGTGGATTTGCCTGGGCCGGAGATATTGCTGGATGTGGACACCCCGGAAGAATATTGGCAGATGCAACAGCTATGGCAGCAATATAAGGTAACTAAGGGATAG
- the yqeB gene encoding selenium-dependent molybdenum cofactor biosynthesis protein YqeB yields the protein MNRLVVVKGAGDMATGIAHRLHRSGFRVITTELAKPTVIRRTVAFAEAIYEGKVVVEQVTAVKTALANARKVAEEGYVPVVVDPEGVVIKELRPWAVVDAILAKRNTGTKISDAPVVVAVGPGFTAGEDVHAVIESMRGHFLGRVIYSGQALPNTGCPGEIGGYTKERILRAPCAGVFQAKRQICEPVTAGETVAWVNQVPVVAAVSGVLRGLLKDGLTVERGMKIGDIDPRCEPEHCFTISDKARAIGGGVLEALLYYAARE from the coding sequence ATGAATAGATTGGTTGTGGTAAAGGGTGCTGGGGATATGGCTACCGGTATTGCCCATCGCTTACATCGCAGTGGATTTCGAGTAATTACTACAGAATTAGCCAAGCCAACTGTTATTCGCCGCACGGTGGCCTTTGCTGAAGCCATCTATGAAGGCAAAGTAGTGGTGGAGCAAGTTACGGCAGTAAAAACAGCACTGGCAAATGCAAGGAAGGTGGCGGAGGAGGGTTACGTGCCGGTGGTGGTTGATCCCGAAGGGGTAGTGATTAAGGAGTTAAGGCCCTGGGCGGTGGTGGATGCCATTTTGGCTAAACGCAACACTGGTACCAAGATAAGCGACGCCCCGGTGGTGGTAGCTGTGGGTCCAGGTTTTACTGCCGGTGAGGATGTCCATGCAGTGATAGAGAGTATGCGGGGACATTTTTTGGGTCGGGTTATATATAGTGGGCAGGCGTTGCCCAATACAGGTTGTCCTGGTGAGATAGGAGGCTATACCAAGGAAAGAATTTTACGGGCTCCCTGTGCGGGAGTATTTCAGGCCAAGCGACAAATTTGCGAACCGGTTACCGCTGGGGAAACCGTGGCCTGGGTTAACCAAGTGCCCGTGGTGGCAGCTGTTTCCGGGGTGTTGCGGGGGCTATTAAAGGATGGTTTGACAGTGGAAAGGGGTATGAAGATTGGTGATATTGACCCCCGCTGTGAGCCCGAGCATTGTTTCACCATTTCGGATAAAGCCAGAGCTATAGGTGGCGGTGTATTGGAAGCACTACTCTACTACGCCGCCAGGGAATAA
- a CDS encoding sensor domain-containing diguanylate cyclase: protein MKETQQISERLFAEILEKMANSPHNIYSLLIELANNINEVLWIWGRGKVIYVSPAYERIWGRSSQELYQTIEPLLSSIHDEDRDRIIESFSRVGDQNIGYISEEFRIIRADGSLRWILTKAFPVYGEKGELLFSTGIAEDITERKRMEESLKYQSMHDALTGLYNRAYFQEEMQRMDNMRDNPVGLLIIDMDGLKTVNDRLGHLQGDQLIKDAAQLLKSCFRKNDVVARIGGDEFAVILPRTTPEALLDSVKRIQNKVAEYNRQNEIHMGLSIGQAIRLDASKGMLELYKEADDIMYANKPKIRR from the coding sequence GTGAAAGAGACCCAGCAAATCTCAGAAAGGCTTTTTGCAGAAATATTAGAAAAGATGGCAAATTCCCCTCACAATATATATTCTCTCCTGATAGAATTGGCTAACAATATCAATGAAGTGTTATGGATTTGGGGACGAGGCAAGGTAATATATGTTAGTCCTGCCTATGAAAGAATTTGGGGGCGCAGTTCCCAGGAACTTTATCAAACTATTGAACCTCTTTTGTCCTCCATTCATGACGAGGATCGGGATAGAATAATTGAATCCTTTTCAAGGGTTGGCGATCAAAACATAGGCTATATTAGCGAAGAATTTCGTATTATTAGAGCCGATGGGAGTCTGCGCTGGATTTTAACGAAAGCATTCCCTGTTTACGGTGAAAAGGGAGAGTTGCTGTTTTCCACAGGTATCGCCGAGGACATTACTGAACGAAAGAGGATGGAAGAGTCATTAAAGTATCAAAGTATGCATGATGCTCTAACCGGTCTTTATAACCGGGCTTATTTTCAGGAAGAAATGCAGCGCATGGACAACATGCGTGACAATCCTGTGGGACTTTTAATCATAGATATGGATGGGCTGAAAACCGTCAATGATCGCCTGGGGCACCTCCAGGGGGATCAATTGATTAAAGATGCTGCCCAATTACTAAAATCATGCTTTAGAAAAAACGATGTAGTAGCTCGTATAGGGGGAGACGAATTTGCCGTCATATTACCTCGTACCACCCCTGAAGCCTTACTTGACTCGGTAAAAAGAATTCAAAATAAGGTGGCAGAATATAATAGGCAAAATGAAATACACATGGGTTTATCCATTGGCCAAGCTATCCGTTTGGACGCATCGAAAGGGATGTTAGAATTATATAAGGAGGCAGACGATATCATGTATGCCAATAAGCCTAAGATTCGCCGTTAG
- a CDS encoding trimeric intracellular cation channel family protein has translation MEWDILNIIAIVAFAFSGAIVALEEKYDIFGVYVLGLAASFGGGIIRNVLIGVPVIPLWEQGFLLKTALFAITIIYLLPKRWLKSWNRWNDFFDAIGLGAFTIQGALYGIALQLPPGGIILCSVATGAGGGLLRDILARRRPMILHQGIYALWALLAGLLLGFGFIQSNNPVQLYLLFLVIILLRIFSIIYQWHLRIRNLENTTSLPIVQDSIKKAEY, from the coding sequence ATGGAATGGGATATTTTAAATATCATCGCCATTGTTGCCTTTGCTTTCAGCGGGGCTATCGTAGCTTTAGAGGAAAAGTATGATATTTTTGGTGTCTATGTCTTAGGCTTAGCTGCCTCCTTTGGGGGAGGTATTATCCGTAATGTTCTAATTGGTGTTCCCGTAATTCCCCTATGGGAACAGGGGTTTTTACTAAAAACCGCTTTGTTTGCCATTACTATAATTTACCTACTGCCAAAGAGATGGTTAAAATCTTGGAACCGCTGGAATGATTTCTTCGATGCCATTGGTTTAGGAGCCTTTACCATTCAAGGTGCTCTCTATGGTATTGCTTTGCAGCTTCCCCCAGGGGGTATCATACTTTGTTCTGTGGCGACTGGTGCCGGTGGTGGCCTGCTTAGGGATATCCTGGCCCGGCGCAGACCTATGATTTTGCACCAGGGGATTTATGCCCTATGGGCGTTGTTGGCGGGTTTGCTGTTGGGTTTTGGCTTTATTCAAAGCAATAATCCAGTTCAATTGTATCTGCTATTTTTGGTCATTATCCTCCTGCGTATTTTCTCAATCATCTACCAATGGCATTTAAGAATTCGTAACCTTGAAAATACCACCAGTCTTCCTATTGTACAAGATAGTATAAAGAAAGCTGAATATTAA
- a CDS encoding RidA family protein, translated as MKTIIHTDKAPAAIGPYSQAVKAGGFIFVSGQIPVNPATGEVVEGGVEAQTKQVLENLTAILNSQGVGLDAVVKTSVFIKDMNDFQKINAIYGEYFKSEHPARACVEVARLPKDVLVEIEAIAIA; from the coding sequence ATGAAAACTATCATTCACACTGACAAGGCTCCCGCAGCCATTGGTCCCTATTCCCAAGCCGTTAAAGCTGGTGGTTTTATCTTTGTTTCCGGTCAAATTCCCGTCAACCCTGCCACCGGTGAAGTGGTAGAAGGTGGTGTGGAGGCACAAACCAAACAAGTGCTGGAAAATCTCACTGCCATTTTAAACAGTCAGGGCGTAGGTCTAGATGCTGTTGTGAAGACCTCTGTCTTTATTAAAGACATGAACGATTTCCAAAAGATCAACGCCATCTATGGGGAGTATTTTAAGAGTGAACATCCTGCCAGAGCTTGTGTGGAAGTAGCCAGACTGCCCAAGGATGTATTAGTAGAAATCGAAGCCATTGCTATAGCCTAA